The following coding sequences lie in one Apium graveolens cultivar Ventura chromosome 3, ASM990537v1, whole genome shotgun sequence genomic window:
- the LOC141713877 gene encoding pentatricopeptide repeat-containing protein At5g16860-like, translating into MDRVEEQVKLLKKAVVDLLLSHLELQQQRLGDGFMGFCVHGVVVKKWFVECNVFVCNVLTMMYFKSGVLWDARKVFDEMCHIGVEDVVSWNSIVTVGGEKREFGVRVDAVSLVNVLPACGVEKVWRRGKEVHEYAVQSGLSQDVFVGNAIVDMNAKCELMDDVSKVTERIKVTDVVFRNAMVTGYFQVGRFEDALSLFEMIKSGEEVWY; encoded by the exons ATGGACAGGGTTGAGGAACAGGTTAAGTTGTTGAAGAAGGCTGTGGTGGATCTCCTTCTTTCACATCTGGAGTTGCAACAGCAACGTCTG GGGGATGGGTTTATGGGATTTTGCGTTCATGGGGTTGTGGTTAAGAAATGGTTTGTGGAGTGTAATGTGTTTGTTTGTAATGTGCTTACGATGATGTATTTTAAGAGTGGGGTTTTGTGGGATGCGCGGAAGGTATTTGATGAAATGTGTCATATAGGGGTTGAGGATGTTGTTTCGTGGAATTCGATTGTGACTGT AGGTGGGGAGAAGAGGGAGTTTGGTGTGAGGGTGGATGCGGTTAGTCTTGTTAATGTTCTTCCTGCTTGTGGGGTTGAGAAAGTGTGGAGGAGAGGGAAGGAGGTTCATGAGTATGCGGTTCAGAGTGGGCTTTCTCAGGATGTGTTTGTGGGGAATGCTATTGTGGATATGAATGCAAAGTGTGAGTTGATGGATGATGTGAGTAAAGTGACTGAGAGGATAAAGGTGACAGATGTTGTTTTTAGGAATGCAATGGTTACTGGGTATTTTCAGGTTGGGAGGTTTGAAGATGCTTTGAGCTTGTTTGAGATGATAAAAAGTGGAGAAGAGGTTTGGTATTGA